A genome region from Campylobacterota bacterium includes the following:
- the rpsE gene encoding 30S ribosomal protein S5, with protein sequence MQAINREEFEESIVNIGRVTKVVKGGRRFRFTALVVVGNKKGTVGYGVGKAKEVPDAIRKAVDEAFKNLTEVKIKGTTIAHDIEVKYNASRILLKPASEGTGVIAGGATRPVLELAGIQDILTKSLGSNNPNTVVRATIDALSRIKG encoded by the coding sequence ATGCAAGCGATTAACAGAGAAGAATTTGAAGAATCGATCGTAAACATCGGTCGTGTAACAAAAGTTGTAAAAGGTGGACGTCGTTTCCGTTTTACCGCTCTTGTCGTTGTCGGTAACAAAAAAGGTACCGTCGGCTACGGAGTCGGTAAAGCCAAAGAGGTTCCCGATGCGATCCGTAAAGCGGTAGACGAAGCGTTCAAAAATCTGACGGAAGTCAAGATCAAAGGGACGACTATCGCTCACGATATCGAAGTAAAATACAATGCAAGCCGCATTTTGCTCAAACCGGCATCTGAAGGTACAGGGGTTATCGCCGGTGGCGCGACCCGTCCGGTACTCGAGCTTGCAGGGATCCAGGACATTCTTACGAAGTCTCTGGGCTCCAACAATCCAAACACCGTGGTACGCGCAACGATTGATGCGCTTTCACGTATCAAAGGGTAA
- the rplR gene encoding 50S ribosomal protein L18, with protein MTGKILKIKAAKRVQRKRRIRSKIAGCATLPRVSVFRSNRYISAQAINDEQGVTLASVHSKTLGLRANKEGAEKAAAAFAKTLKDAGINEITFDRNGFLYHGVVKAFAESLRANEIKF; from the coding sequence ATGACAGGTAAAATACTTAAAATCAAAGCGGCAAAACGCGTACAGCGCAAACGCCGCATCCGCTCTAAAATCGCAGGATGCGCAACACTTCCACGTGTTTCCGTATTCCGCTCAAACCGCTACATCAGTGCGCAAGCGATCAACGATGAGCAGGGTGTAACGCTGGCCAGCGTACATTCAAAAACTTTGGGTCTCCGTGCAAACAAAGAAGGCGCCGAAAAAGCGGCCGCAGCGTTTGCTAAAACCCTCAAAGACGCCGGAATCAACGAGATTACGTTCGACCGTAACGGTTTCTTGTACCACGGTGTGGTCAAAGCGTTTGCCGAATCGCTTCGCGCAAACGAAATCAAGTTTTAA
- the rplF gene encoding 50S ribosomal protein L6, producing the protein MSRIGKNPISIPNDVKVSIDGTVITFAKGNVTQVLDTRGNCGVKLEDNALSFSTNSDHRQDRAYWGTYRALAANIVTGLTAGFEKKLEINGVGYRAAVNGNVLNLQLGFSHDINYDIPAGITIAVDKNVISVKGADKQQVGQIAAEIRSFRPPEPYKGKGVKYADETILRKAGKTSKK; encoded by the coding sequence ATGTCACGTATTGGTAAAAATCCTATTTCTATCCCAAATGATGTCAAAGTAAGCATTGACGGTACCGTCATTACTTTTGCAAAAGGGAACGTTACGCAAGTTCTCGACACACGCGGCAACTGCGGCGTAAAACTCGAAGACAACGCGCTCTCTTTCAGCACCAACTCTGACCATCGTCAGGACCGCGCATACTGGGGAACCTATCGCGCGCTTGCGGCGAACATCGTTACCGGTTTGACTGCCGGATTCGAGAAAAAACTCGAGATCAACGGGGTCGGTTACCGTGCTGCCGTCAACGGAAACGTTTTGAACCTGCAACTGGGCTTCAGCCACGATATCAACTACGATATTCCTGCGGGCATCACGATCGCAGTGGATAAAAACGTTATCAGCGTCAAGGGCGCCGACAAACAGCAAGTAGGTCAGATCGCTGCTGAAATCCGTTCATTCCGTCCGCCTGAGCCTTACAAAGGTAAAGGTGTTAAATATGCTGATGAGACTATCCTGCGTAAAGCCGGTAAGACATCTAAGAAATAA